The following coding sequences lie in one Trichoderma breve strain T069 chromosome 1, whole genome shotgun sequence genomic window:
- a CDS encoding heterokaryon incompatibility protein (HET) domain-containing protein has translation MADSIPTSTLCDVCTGIFAGKWGPQLRGWKRAIKRPNAPPDPFNPEPAFGTAYDHGMEPYVHRNGAPPTLSYPHHSVEDLRKSGASCALCQTVVLSLDALHPRNNISMDYMEGRKPYGVAAWAKEEIAKAKGYVFIYTEKNKTSKLIFRYHVYADWAANRNMDVNPIVGEREGNVKDISLDIHADKTSDLSKEDNKHYIDWMDQGSTIERVHRFLNETSDFAKDLPKSLVRELPTRLLYLTAGTPEPTVRLIDGSNVSLDVNTPYIALSHSWGNTMPIQLIVSRLAEFTSGIAFSDLPATFRDAAALTLELGVSYLWIDSLCIIQDSASDWLHEAQRMASVYAFSHLTIAASASKNPTTGLSPSPRPRTVIVRPTWTGFIQEWGLQPGQTLRVTNPWYDEFDNTIVSSPLNRRGWTYQEYALSPRVLHCTDGEWWWNTISDAIYRETSTKPTRFFTGPGSITWPDKLSFFNIDKRRIMHTPDIWFWDYLASQYNQRALTKRKDKLVAFGAVAQLFGQINGLPVDKPGEYVAGAWRSYLPFGLHWSTGENAERHMSQPGSEDEEYVIPSWSWGSIDGLVRFHDGKSLKETRDEQTKGMPRLVDVNVVTEGGPFGPVKSGYIILHGPIFRIRVAKKPRDHKENGFYREFRVLRSDGTEAWKHDGQAFSLDTWKGRLDEWVDDREMYLMIGYFEKDDGYGSGFAILLDLVGNATNEKGVFRRIGSTRFYFDGLTKLISDVRQDGNEALRDGEFVDFDPKTGFYTYKIV, from the exons ATGGCAGACTCAATCCCGACATCTACTCTCTGCGATGTCTGCACCGGCATCTTCGCTGGAAAATGGGGGCCTCAGCTGCGAGGCTGGAAGAGGGCCATCAAAAGGCCAAACGCTCCACCCGATCCGTTCAACCCGGAGCCAGCATTCGGAACGGCGTACGACCACGGCATGGAGCCGTACGTGCACCGCAACGGCGCCCCGCCGACGCTCTCGTATCCGCACCACTCAGTCGAAGATCTGCGCAAGTCGGGAGCGTCGTGTGCGCTCTGTCAGACAGTGGTGTTGTCCCTTGATGCTCTTCATCCACGGAATAACATTAGCATGGACTATATGGAGGGGCGGAAGCCGTATGGAGTGGCCGCCTGGGCAAAGGAGGAGATTGCAAAGGCCAAGGGTTATGTCTTTATATACActgagaagaacaagacaagcaaGCTCATCTTCCGGTATCATGTTTATGCGGATTGGGCGGCGAATAGGAACATGGATGTGAACCCGATAGTAGGAGAGCGCGAGGGCAACGTGAAGGATATTTCCCTGGACATTCATG ctgaCAAGACTTCAGACCTGTCCAAGGAGGACAACAAGCACTACATTGATTGGATGGACCAAGGAAGCACCATAGAACGAGTTCACCGGTTTCTCAATGAGACGAGCGACTTTGCCAAGGATCTGCCAAAGAGTCTTGTGCGGGAGCTCCCGACTCGCCTTCTCTATCTGACTGCCGGGACGCCTGAGCCGACAGTGCGACTAATCGATGGATCCAATGTTTCGCTCGACGTCAACACTCCCTATATCGCCCTTTCTCACAGCTGGGGCAATACTATGCCCATTCAGCTGATCGTGTCGAGGTTGGCCGAGTTTACCAGTGGGATTGCGTTTAGTGATCTCCCCGCAACGTTTCGTGATGCCGCGGCTTTGACTCTTGAGCTTGGTGTCTCATATCTCTGGATCGACTCCCTTTGCATCATTCAGGATTCTGCTTCCGACTGGCTCCACGAGGCACAGCGTATGGCTTCCGTATACGCCTTCTCTCACCTCACCATTGCTGCGTCAGCCTCCAAAAACCCTACCACTGGTCTGTCACCAAGCCCTCGCCCCCGAACCGTCATAGTCCGCCCGACGTGGACCGGATTCATCCAGGAATGGGGGCTGCAGCCCGGGCAAACGCTCCGAGTTACCAACCCGTGGTACGATGAGTTCGACAACACTATTGTCTCTTCCCCCCTAAACCGTCGTGGGTGGACATATCAAGAATATGCGCTGTCCCCACGCGTGTTGCATTGCACAGATGGTGAATGGTGGTGGAACACTATCAGCGATGCAATCTACCGCGAGACATCTACCAAACCAACGAGGTTCTTCACCGGCCCTGGCAGCATCACCTGGCCGGATAAGCTCTCCTTTTTTAACATAGACAAGCGTCGTATAATGCATACTCCGGATATTTGGTTCTGGGATTATCTAGCTTCTCAGTATAATCAACGAGCCCtgacgaaaagaaaagacaagctGGTGGCATTTGGAGCAGTAGCTCAGCTCTTCGGTCAGATCAACGGCCTGCCCGTGGACAAGCCTGGTGAGTATGTCGCCGGCGCATGGCGAAGTTATCTGCCTTTCGGCCTGCATTGGAGCACAGGGGAGAACGCAGAGCGTCATATGAGCCAGCCAGGCtccgaagacgaagagtACGTGATTCCGTCGTGGTCATGGGGTTCTATAGACGGACTGGTGCGTTTCCACGATGGCAAGTCGCTGAAGGAGACGCGAGATGAGCAAACCAAAGGCATGCCGCGACTGGTGGACGTAAACGTAGTAACAGAAGGAGGGCCATTCGGCCCAGTCAAAAGCGGTTACATCATACTCCACGGCCCAATCTTTCGAATCCGCGTAGCCAAGAAACCAAGAGACCACAAGGAGAACGGATTCTATCGAGAGTTTAGGGTCCTGCGGAGCGACGGTACGGAAGCGTGGAAGCATGACGGGCAAGCTTTCTCTCTCGACACGTGGAAAGGCAGGCTGGACGAATGGGTGGATGACCGGGAGATGTATCTCATGATAGGGTATTTTGAAAAGGACGACGGATATGGCTCTGGATTTGCCATTTTGTTGGATCTTGTCGGGAATGCAACAAACGAGAAAGGGGTGTTCCGTCGGATTGGATCGACTCGATTTTACTTCGATGGTCTCACAAAGCTTATAAGTGATGTGAGGCAAGATGGCAACGAAGCTCTGAGAGACGGGGAATTCGTTGACTTTGACCCCAAGACTGGGTTTTATACGTATAAAATCGTCTAA